The DNA window GCTTTTGCTCCTCGCAATGACGAGAAAGGGGAGCAAGCGTAGCCCGGATGAGCGAAGCGATATCCGGGTTTCATTTGCGTTGACCCCGCATATCGCGGAGCCTGTCATCGGGCGGCGCGCCTCGCGCCGACCCGTTGGCTCATGCGGGCTACCGGCGACGACCACAGCCGCCCCCCGCTCACCCCACCCCTCCCATCACATACGGCTTCAGCATCGCATAAATCATGCTGTGGGTCGGCGTGGGTATGCCGAGCTGGCGGCCGAGGTCGGCGACCTTGCCGCTGAGCCAGGGCACTTCCAGCCGGTTGCCTCGGTCGAGATCGAGCGCCATCGAGGCCTTCATGGCGGGCGGCGTATGGCCAGTGAAATCGAGAATCTTGTCGAGTGCGTCGGCGGGCAGGGCGACGCCTTTGGCGCGGCCGACGTCGATCACTTCCTGCCAGGCGGCGAGGAAAATCGGGCGCAGGTCGGAATCGTCGCGCAGCTTTCCGATCGGCTGGCGGGCCAGCGCCATGATGCCGGCGTTGCTGGCGAGCAGGATGAACTTCATCCAGAGGTCGGTGAGGATCTGCTCGCTCAGAGTCGCGTCGAAGCCGGCCTTGAGGCACAGCGCGAGAAACTTCTCGGCCCGCTGGCTGCGCCGGCCGTCGAGTTCGCCGAAAATCATGCGCATGAAGGTGCCGACCTGCGTGATCACGCCGGGCGCGGTGATCGAGGCCGAGATCTGCGCCACGCCGCCCATCACGGCGCTCTTGCCGAGGATCGGGATCAGCCGCTCGGCGGCGTCGATGCCGTTCTGCAGCGGGATCACGGCGGTCTCAGTGCCGATCAGCGGCCTTATTCGCTCGCCCGCGCTTTCGACGTCCCACAGCTTCACGCAAAAGAGCACGATATCGACTTGGCCGATTTCGGCGGGATCGTCGCTGGCGCGGGTCGGCGTGAGATGAACGTCGCCGCGGGGGCCGTTGACTTTCAAGCCGGCGCTCTTCATCGCGGCGAGATGCGCGCCGCGCGCGAGGAAGGTGACGTCGGCTCCCGCCTGCGCCAACGCTGCACCAAATCCGCCGCCGACTCCGCCGGCGCCGATAACCGCGATCCGCATCAAATTCTCTCCTTGAAGCTCGTCATGCCCGGTCTTGTGCCGGGCATCCACGTCTTTGCCGTACCTTAGGCAAAAAAGGCGTGGATGGCCGGGACGAAGCCCGGCTATGACGAAATTGGATTATTTTCCGGTGGTTGGAAAGAGGAGGCTGAAAATACCGGTTGCAATTCCGGTGCAAAGATTTTCCCGTTCGTAGTTGCGCCAACAAAATCTATAATCGTTGCGGCACGCCCAAAGGGGGCGTCCCGCCACGGGAGGCTGATGCCGATGCCTTCGGGTCCGAAAGCGAAACTGCGCGCGCGGATCGCCTTCGTGTGCCTGTTCGTGGCCTTTGTCGGGCTTTCGATCGGGGCCTATTACGTCGGCGATCTCGGCAGGTTTCTGCCCGGCACGGCCGCGCGTGAAACT is part of the Bradyrhizobium erythrophlei genome and encodes:
- a CDS encoding 2-dehydropantoate 2-reductase — protein: MRIAVIGAGGVGGGFGAALAQAGADVTFLARGAHLAAMKSAGLKVNGPRGDVHLTPTRASDDPAEIGQVDIVLFCVKLWDVESAGERIRPLIGTETAVIPLQNGIDAAERLIPILGKSAVMGGVAQISASITAPGVITQVGTFMRMIFGELDGRRSQRAEKFLALCLKAGFDATLSEQILTDLWMKFILLASNAGIMALARQPIGKLRDDSDLRPIFLAAWQEVIDVGRAKGVALPADALDKILDFTGHTPPAMKASMALDLDRGNRLEVPWLSGKVADLGRQLGIPTPTHSMIYAMLKPYVMGGVG